From Hartmannibacter diazotrophicus, a single genomic window includes:
- a CDS encoding homospermidine synthase — MTDWPVHGTIDGPIVMIGFGSIGRGALPLIERHFKFDKSRMVVIDPSDTNKNILDKHGIRFIQSAVTKDNYEELLTPLLTAGGGQGFCVNLSVDVGSLDVMRLCRKLGALYIDTVVEPWVGFYFDKDADPAARSNYALRETVREEKRQHPGGTTAVSCCGANPGMVSWFVKEALLNVAGDLGITSEMPKSREEWAKLMEDVGVKGIHIAERDTQRTNAPKPLGVFWNTWSVEGFISEGQQPAELGWGTAETWMPEIARTHDTGCQAAIYLLRPGADTRVRTWCPSVGAQFGFLVTHDEAISIADYFTVGSGAHPEYRPTVHYAYHPCNHAVLSLHEMFGAAGEAQDTLRVLDEHEITDGGLDELGVLLFGHPKNAYWYGSRLSIEEARKLAPYQNATGLQVTSAVLAGMVWALENPEAGIVEPDEMDHVRCLEVQKPYLGPVEGHYTDWTPLEGRPGFFPEDLDEENPWSFKNILVA; from the coding sequence ATGACGGATTGGCCCGTCCACGGCACGATCGACGGCCCCATCGTGATGATCGGCTTCGGCTCGATCGGTCGCGGCGCCCTGCCGCTCATCGAACGGCATTTCAAGTTCGACAAGAGCCGCATGGTGGTGATCGACCCGAGCGACACCAACAAGAACATCCTCGACAAGCACGGCATCCGCTTCATCCAGTCCGCCGTGACCAAGGACAACTACGAGGAGCTTCTGACGCCTCTCCTGACGGCGGGCGGTGGCCAGGGGTTCTGCGTCAACCTCTCCGTCGACGTCGGATCGCTGGACGTGATGCGGCTTTGCCGCAAGCTTGGCGCCCTTTACATCGACACCGTGGTCGAGCCCTGGGTCGGCTTTTATTTCGACAAGGACGCCGATCCCGCCGCGCGCTCCAACTATGCGCTGCGCGAGACCGTGCGCGAGGAAAAGCGCCAGCATCCGGGCGGGACGACGGCCGTTTCCTGCTGCGGCGCCAATCCGGGCATGGTGTCCTGGTTCGTCAAGGAGGCCCTGCTCAACGTCGCCGGCGATCTCGGCATCACGTCCGAGATGCCGAAGAGCCGCGAAGAGTGGGCCAAGCTGATGGAAGACGTCGGCGTGAAGGGCATCCACATCGCCGAACGCGACACCCAGCGCACCAATGCGCCGAAGCCGCTCGGCGTTTTCTGGAACACCTGGTCGGTGGAAGGCTTCATCTCGGAAGGCCAGCAGCCGGCCGAACTCGGCTGGGGCACGGCCGAGACCTGGATGCCCGAAATCGCCCGCACGCACGACACCGGCTGCCAGGCGGCGATCTACCTGCTTCGTCCCGGCGCGGATACCCGCGTGCGGACGTGGTGCCCGTCCGTCGGCGCCCAGTTCGGCTTCCTCGTCACCCACGACGAGGCGATCTCGATCGCCGACTATTTCACCGTTGGCTCCGGCGCGCATCCGGAATACCGGCCGACCGTTCACTACGCCTATCATCCGTGCAATCACGCGGTGCTCTCGCTGCACGAGATGTTCGGCGCGGCCGGCGAGGCGCAGGACACGCTCCGGGTTCTCGACGAGCACGAGATCACCGACGGCGGTCTTGACGAGCTTGGCGTGCTGCTCTTCGGGCATCCGAAGAACGCCTACTGGTATGGCTCGCGCCTCTCGATCGAGGAAGCGCGCAAGCTTGCGCCCTACCAGAATGCCACCGGTCTGCAGGTGACCTCCGCCGTGCTCGCCGGCATGGTCTGGGCGCTGGAAAATCCCGAGGCCGGAATCGTCGAGCCGGACGAGATGGATCACGTCCGCTGCCTTGAGGTGCAGAAGCCCTATCTCGGCCCGGTCGAGGGCCACTATACGGACTGGACGCCGCTCGAGGGCCGTCCGGGCTTCTTCCCGGAGGATCTCGACGAGGAGAATCCCTGGAGCTTCAAGAATATTCTTGTTGCCTGA
- a CDS encoding DUF1007 family protein — protein MRRAFPQTGAPFRAPSRLSIRRTALAALALFLAQTPGAMAHPHVFVDAKAEIVFDDKGQLTAIRNIWRFDDAYSAFASEGLDTNGDGKLSVEELKPLADLNVKSLREFDYFTFLTAGQKSIAFQHPTEYWLQSDDGLLTLYFTLPTKDPVEIRSLPADIEVYDPTYYVAFTFVDKDPVSMKDAPKGCEMKVMRPGELDPMAATALAAIPADQREVPGALASITANLKNGVSLSCP, from the coding sequence ATGCGCCGAGCCTTCCCGCAGACCGGAGCCCCCTTTCGCGCTCCTTCCCGTCTTTCGATCCGACGGACCGCCTTGGCGGCGCTGGCCCTTTTTCTCGCACAGACGCCGGGCGCGATGGCCCACCCGCATGTCTTCGTCGACGCCAAGGCGGAGATCGTCTTCGACGACAAGGGACAGCTGACCGCCATCCGCAACATCTGGCGCTTCGACGATGCCTATTCGGCCTTTGCCTCCGAGGGTCTCGATACGAATGGCGATGGCAAGCTGAGCGTCGAGGAACTGAAACCGCTCGCCGACCTCAACGTCAAGTCGCTGCGGGAGTTCGACTACTTCACGTTTCTCACCGCCGGCCAAAAATCCATCGCCTTCCAGCATCCGACCGAATACTGGCTGCAGTCGGACGATGGCCTGCTGACGCTCTATTTCACGCTGCCGACCAAGGACCCGGTGGAAATCCGCAGTCTGCCGGCCGACATCGAGGTCTACGATCCGACCTATTACGTCGCCTTCACCTTCGTCGACAAGGATCCCGTGAGCATGAAGGACGCGCCGAAAGGCTGCGAGATGAAGGTGATGCGTCCCGGTGAGCTCGATCCGATGGCGGCAACGGCGCTAGCCGCCATTCCGGCCGATCAGCGCGAGGTTCCGGGCGCCCTCGCCTCCATCACGGCGAACCTGAAGAACGGAGTGAGCCTGTCGTGTCCCTGA
- a CDS encoding nickel/cobalt transporter, with protein sequence MSLKAGTAGRSPAGAAARALAVAAFAAALTTLPAHAANPFGVGLAEPSVTSGFLGAWLTDVARLQSEFYLALKSALKNASSDRMEGFVLIGLSFLYGILHAIGPGHGKAVISGYVLANRETIRNGALISLLSGFAQGVTAIGIVCVAILLLGATSIWMTRAEQLFEAGSFAVIMLMGLWLTWRKVLGPALAAMVVKRTDTPVFAMVARSEMAMAGGGSSGGHRTGGTFYCGSEAGGACTCGAHLPAPEMVAGRLELKSAAAAILAVGLRPCTGALIVLVFAMSQKAFLLGALATLAMSLGTGITVAAMVLIATGARGGLLRLGGHRPRLAAWLHKGLEGAAAICVLVFGTMMFAASLTTV encoded by the coding sequence GTGTCCCTGAAGGCTGGCACGGCAGGAAGATCGCCGGCGGGCGCCGCCGCCCGGGCTCTGGCGGTCGCAGCTTTCGCGGCGGCACTGACCACCCTGCCCGCCCACGCGGCCAATCCCTTCGGCGTCGGCCTTGCCGAACCCTCGGTCACCTCCGGCTTCCTGGGCGCATGGCTGACTGATGTCGCCCGCCTTCAAAGCGAATTCTATCTGGCCCTCAAGAGCGCGCTGAAGAATGCCTCCTCCGATCGGATGGAGGGCTTCGTCCTGATCGGCCTGTCCTTTCTTTACGGCATTCTCCACGCGATCGGTCCCGGCCACGGCAAGGCGGTGATTTCGGGATATGTGCTCGCCAACCGCGAGACGATCCGTAACGGCGCGCTCATTTCGCTGCTGTCCGGCTTCGCCCAGGGCGTCACGGCCATCGGCATTGTCTGCGTCGCCATCCTGCTGCTCGGCGCGACGAGCATCTGGATGACCCGTGCCGAGCAGCTGTTCGAGGCCGGCTCCTTCGCCGTCATCATGCTGATGGGCCTGTGGCTGACATGGCGGAAGGTCCTCGGACCGGCCTTGGCCGCGATGGTCGTCAAGCGAACGGACACGCCCGTCTTCGCGATGGTCGCCCGGTCGGAAATGGCCATGGCCGGCGGCGGATCGTCTGGCGGACACAGAACCGGCGGGACGTTCTATTGCGGCAGCGAGGCCGGCGGAGCCTGCACCTGCGGGGCTCATTTGCCGGCGCCGGAAATGGTCGCCGGACGTCTCGAGCTGAAGTCGGCTGCCGCGGCCATCCTCGCGGTTGGCCTTCGCCCCTGCACAGGAGCCCTGATCGTTCTGGTCTTCGCCATGTCCCAGAAGGCCTTCCTGCTCGGGGCGCTGGCGACACTTGCCATGTCGCTCGGAACCGGCATCACGGTCGCGGCGATGGTCCTCATCGCAACAGGCGCCCGTGGCGGGCTGTTGCGCCTCGGCGGACACCGGCCGAGGCTGGCCGCTTGGCTGCACAAGGGCCTTGAAGGCGCAGCCGCCATCTGCGTGCTCGTCTTCGGAACGATGATGTTTGCAGCGTCCCTGACGACCGTCTGA
- a CDS encoding type III PLP-dependent enzyme produces MTARIREFLDTRRPDGPCLVVDLDVVRDNFLAFRHALPDSRVFYAVKANPAPEVLSLLAELGSNFDCASVAEIEMALAAGADATRISFGNTIKKERDVSRAFHLGVRLFAVDCVAEVEKVARQAPGARVFCRILCDGAGAEWPLSRKFGCEPEMAIDVLETAHRLGLTAYGVSFHVGSQQANTEAWDGALASAANIFRVLGERGIQLKMVNLGGGFPTKYLKDIPAVEAYGRSIDASIRQHFGNRIPETIIEPGRGMVGNAGIIKTEVVLISQKGGADDTRWVFLDIGKFGGLAETMDEAIRYPMVTRRDSDEKTPCILAGPTCDSADVLYEKTPYALPVSLEIGDEILIEGTGAYTTTYSAVAFNGFEPLKAYVI; encoded by the coding sequence ATGACCGCACGCATTCGCGAATTCCTCGACACCCGACGTCCCGACGGCCCTTGCCTCGTGGTCGACCTCGACGTCGTGCGCGACAATTTCCTTGCCTTCCGCCATGCGCTGCCCGACAGCCGCGTCTTCTACGCGGTCAAGGCGAACCCTGCGCCTGAAGTGCTTTCGCTGCTCGCCGAACTCGGCTCGAACTTCGACTGCGCGTCCGTGGCCGAGATCGAGATGGCGCTGGCCGCCGGCGCGGATGCGACCCGCATTTCCTTCGGCAACACGATCAAGAAGGAGCGTGACGTTTCGCGCGCCTTCCATCTCGGCGTGCGCCTCTTCGCCGTCGACTGTGTCGCCGAGGTCGAGAAGGTCGCCCGTCAGGCGCCGGGCGCGCGCGTCTTCTGCCGCATCCTGTGCGATGGCGCGGGCGCCGAATGGCCGCTCAGCCGCAAGTTCGGCTGCGAGCCGGAGATGGCGATCGACGTTCTTGAGACGGCTCATCGTCTTGGCCTGACGGCCTACGGCGTCTCGTTCCACGTCGGGTCGCAGCAGGCCAACACCGAGGCCTGGGACGGCGCGCTGGCGTCGGCCGCGAACATCTTCCGCGTCCTCGGCGAGCGCGGCATCCAGCTCAAGATGGTCAACCTCGGCGGCGGTTTCCCGACGAAGTACCTGAAGGACATCCCGGCGGTCGAGGCCTATGGCCGTTCGATCGACGCCTCGATCCGCCAGCACTTCGGCAACCGCATTCCGGAGACGATCATCGAGCCGGGCCGCGGCATGGTCGGCAACGCCGGTATCATCAAGACCGAGGTCGTGCTGATCTCGCAGAAGGGCGGCGCGGACGACACGCGCTGGGTCTTCCTCGACATCGGCAAGTTCGGCGGTCTCGCCGAGACGATGGACGAGGCGATCCGCTACCCGATGGTCACCCGACGAGACAGCGACGAGAAGACGCCGTGCATTCTCGCCGGCCCGACCTGCGACAGCGCCGACGTGCTCTACGAGAAGACGCCCTACGCGCTGCCCGTCTCGCTGGAGATCGGCGACGAGATCCTGATCGAAGGCACCGGAGCCTACACCACCACCTATTCGGCGGTGGCGTTCAACGGCTTCGAGCCTCTGAAGGCCTACGTGATCTGA
- a CDS encoding LysR family transcriptional regulator: protein MDTLTRMRTFVEVVDAGGFSAAARKLGRSKALISKYVKELEDELGTRLMNRTTRRFSLTELGQAYYRDAGEILQRVDDLQDMVRDRHGEPTGLLRVTAPRTFGDSILGLAIMDFMVAHPAIKIDLKLDDRFVDLVDEGFDCAIRVTELQDSSLIARKLTDYRFVLCARPDLIAATGRPLHPSDMTEKPCVIDSNLRSRFSWRFAVDGERSSIQVAGRVEVNSPEAIRMAVLAGLGYGLVPYVMVKDDLAAGRLEAVLEEFMMNKPGVYVVYPHRRHLSAKIRSFVDFLVKWFDAHSDCG from the coding sequence ATGGACACGCTGACGCGGATGCGGACCTTCGTGGAAGTCGTGGACGCCGGCGGCTTTTCGGCTGCCGCACGCAAGCTCGGCCGCTCCAAGGCGCTGATCTCCAAATACGTCAAGGAACTGGAGGACGAACTCGGCACGCGGCTGATGAACCGCACGACCCGTCGGTTCTCCCTCACCGAGCTTGGCCAGGCCTATTACCGGGATGCCGGCGAAATCCTGCAACGTGTCGACGATCTCCAGGACATGGTGCGCGACCGCCATGGCGAGCCGACCGGCCTGCTCCGCGTCACCGCGCCGCGTACCTTCGGCGACTCCATCCTCGGCCTCGCGATCATGGATTTCATGGTCGCCCATCCGGCAATCAAGATCGACCTGAAGCTCGACGATCGCTTCGTCGATCTCGTCGACGAAGGCTTCGACTGCGCGATCCGGGTGACGGAGCTACAGGACTCCAGCCTGATCGCCCGCAAGCTGACCGACTACCGCTTCGTGCTCTGCGCCCGGCCCGATCTGATCGCCGCGACGGGACGCCCGCTGCACCCTTCCGATATGACCGAGAAGCCCTGCGTCATCGATTCCAACCTGCGCAGCCGGTTCTCCTGGCGCTTTGCCGTCGATGGCGAGCGCAGCTCCATCCAGGTCGCCGGCCGTGTCGAGGTCAATTCGCCCGAAGCGATCCGCATGGCCGTCCTCGCCGGTCTCGGCTATGGCCTCGTGCCCTATGTGATGGTCAAGGACGATCTCGCCGCCGGCCGGCTGGAAGCCGTGCTGGAGGAGTTCATGATGAACAAGCCCGGCGTCTATGTGGTCTACCCGCACCGCCGTCACCTGTCGGCCAAGATCCGCTCCTTCGTGGACTTCCTGGTCAAGTGGTTCGACGCCCACAGCGACTGCGGCTGA
- a CDS encoding gamma-glutamyltransferase family protein, whose amino-acid sequence MVEVHGVSKNGVLVAPHAAAAEAGAEVLRAGGSAVEAMVAAAATIAVVYPHMNGIGGDGFWIIAEPGRPPVAIEGCGPAGAKATIAAYNEAGHDQVPSRGPLAALTVPGTVGGWKLALELAEPLGSGMPLRDLLAQAAAAAKDGITVSRSQAALTAEKLDELKPQPGFADVFLVDGKAPDEDARLTQPKLADTLDHLGRAGLGDFYRGDVGATLARDLDRMGSPVTEVDIRGFEARRSRPLSVKIKGATLFNTPPPTQGLAALLILAIFDRLGVERGEGFDHVHGIVEATKRAFLIRNAVVTDPRLEAPDVAPFLSEASIRREVAAIDMKRAAPWPDPSEPGDTIWMGAIDRNGVAVSFIQSVFWEFGSGAVSPGTGVLLQNRGSSFSLRPGALNALRPGRRPFHTLNPALARFDDGRVLSYGSMGGDGQPQFQAQLFTRMVQFGVDMAEAVALPRWLLGKTWGSDSSSLKVEHHFDTSVVEQLSRAGHFIEVVPAAGSDNFGHAGAVRWRPGGDIEGVHDPRADGGAGRG is encoded by the coding sequence ATGGTGGAAGTTCATGGCGTCTCGAAAAACGGCGTTCTCGTCGCCCCGCATGCGGCAGCCGCGGAGGCGGGAGCCGAAGTGCTGCGGGCGGGCGGCAGCGCGGTGGAGGCAATGGTTGCCGCAGCCGCGACGATCGCCGTCGTCTATCCGCATATGAACGGCATCGGTGGCGACGGCTTCTGGATCATCGCCGAGCCCGGACGTCCGCCGGTCGCCATCGAAGGCTGCGGCCCCGCCGGGGCGAAGGCCACGATCGCCGCCTACAACGAGGCCGGCCACGATCAGGTGCCCTCGCGCGGGCCGCTCGCCGCACTCACGGTCCCGGGAACCGTTGGCGGCTGGAAACTGGCCCTTGAACTCGCCGAGCCTCTCGGCAGCGGGATGCCGCTGAGAGACCTCCTGGCCCAAGCCGCTGCCGCGGCCAAGGACGGCATCACCGTGTCGCGGTCGCAGGCGGCGCTGACGGCGGAGAAGCTCGACGAACTGAAACCCCAGCCGGGTTTCGCCGACGTCTTTCTTGTCGACGGCAAGGCACCGGACGAGGACGCGCGCCTCACCCAGCCGAAACTGGCCGACACGCTCGACCACCTGGGCCGCGCCGGCCTTGGCGACTTCTATCGCGGCGATGTCGGTGCCACGCTTGCCCGCGATCTCGACCGGATGGGAAGCCCCGTCACCGAAGTCGATATCCGGGGCTTTGAGGCCCGCCGCAGCCGCCCTCTCTCGGTCAAGATCAAGGGCGCGACGCTGTTCAACACGCCGCCGCCGACGCAGGGCCTCGCCGCCCTCCTGATCCTGGCGATCTTCGACCGGCTTGGCGTGGAACGCGGCGAAGGCTTCGACCACGTCCATGGGATCGTCGAGGCGACCAAGCGCGCCTTCCTGATCCGCAATGCGGTCGTCACCGACCCGAGGCTGGAGGCACCCGATGTCGCCCCCTTCCTGAGCGAGGCCTCGATCCGGCGCGAAGTGGCGGCCATCGACATGAAGCGTGCCGCGCCCTGGCCCGACCCGTCCGAGCCCGGCGACACCATCTGGATGGGCGCCATCGATCGCAACGGCGTCGCCGTTTCCTTCATCCAGTCCGTCTTCTGGGAATTCGGCTCCGGTGCCGTCTCGCCCGGAACCGGCGTCCTTCTGCAGAACCGGGGCTCCAGCTTCTCGCTGCGGCCGGGCGCGCTCAACGCGCTCCGGCCCGGCCGGCGGCCCTTCCACACCCTCAATCCGGCCCTTGCCCGCTTCGATGACGGCCGCGTCCTTTCCTATGGCTCCATGGGCGGCGACGGCCAGCCCCAGTTCCAGGCCCAGCTCTTCACGCGCATGGTGCAGTTCGGGGTCGACATGGCCGAGGCCGTGGCTCTTCCGCGCTGGCTCCTCGGCAAGACATGGGGTTCGGATTCTTCATCATTGAAGGTGGAACATCATTTTGACACCAGCGTTGTTGAACAATTGAGCCGTGCTGGCCATTTCATTGAGGTGGTCCCAGCTGCCGGTTCGGACAACTTCGGTCATGCCGGTGCCGTCAGGTGGCGTCCCGGAGGCGATATCGAGGGCGTCCACGATCCGCGTGCCGATGGTGGCGCCGGAAGAGGTTGA
- a CDS encoding GNAT family N-acetyltransferase translates to MFQVVANTSAASDLVVTDETFYDIAAREALLDASFGPARFLKSSERIREGRLPAAGLALAAHLGGRLVGTVRLWNIAAGDAGEALLLGPLAADPSIRNAGIGSALMRHAMVRARLLGHRGVILVGDPEYYVRFGFSADHTGGLAMPGPFERHRLLAAEFAADAFLGANGLIAPTGVFADTQERLAA, encoded by the coding sequence ATGTTCCAGGTGGTCGCCAACACATCTGCTGCCTCCGATCTCGTTGTCACCGACGAGACATTCTACGATATTGCCGCGCGCGAGGCTTTGCTCGACGCGAGCTTCGGTCCGGCACGCTTCCTGAAATCGTCCGAGCGCATTCGCGAGGGGCGGTTGCCGGCGGCAGGTCTTGCCCTTGCCGCTCATCTCGGCGGCCGGCTCGTCGGCACTGTCCGGCTGTGGAACATCGCAGCCGGCGATGCGGGCGAGGCCCTGCTGCTCGGTCCGCTCGCTGCCGATCCGTCGATCCGCAATGCCGGCATCGGCAGCGCCTTGATGCGCCATGCGATGGTGCGCGCGCGGCTGCTCGGCCATCGCGGCGTGATCCTCGTCGGCGATCCGGAGTATTATGTCCGCTTCGGCTTTTCGGCCGACCACACGGGCGGGCTGGCGATGCCGGGTCCGTTCGAGAGGCACCGGTTGCTGGCGGCCGAGTTTGCCGCGGATGCCTTCCTCGGAGCCAACGGACTGATCGCGCCGACCGGCGTCTTCGCCGACACCCAGGAGCGTCTTGCTGCCTGA
- a CDS encoding gamma-glutamyl-gamma-aminobutyrate hydrolase family protein — protein MTVHHSPIVLVSSDVKPVDGYEWHAAARTYLSAVIERADAMPLVLPSFGDALDLDAILERVDGVMCTGSRSNVYPPLYGGEASERSEPYDHDRDATTLPLIRRTIELGIPLLCICRGMQELNVALGGTLGVEIQDEAGNMDHRAPTSEDQSVRFSIRHGVQVAPGGCLGRIVSSSQILVNSLHRQAVARLSDRLEVEASAPDGVIEAVSVKGARGFTLGVQWHPEYWAKSDTPSSRIFEAFGDAARERAAARSKS, from the coding sequence ATGACCGTTCATCATTCGCCCATCGTGCTTGTTTCCAGCGACGTCAAGCCGGTTGATGGCTACGAATGGCACGCCGCCGCGCGGACCTATCTTTCGGCGGTCATCGAGCGGGCGGACGCTATGCCCCTCGTGTTGCCGTCCTTCGGCGATGCGCTCGATCTCGATGCCATCCTGGAGCGCGTCGACGGGGTCATGTGCACGGGATCGCGGTCGAACGTCTATCCGCCGCTCTATGGCGGGGAGGCGAGCGAGCGCAGCGAACCCTACGATCACGACCGGGACGCGACGACACTGCCCCTGATCCGCCGCACGATCGAACTCGGCATCCCGCTCCTGTGCATCTGCCGGGGCATGCAGGAGCTCAACGTGGCGCTGGGCGGGACGCTCGGCGTGGAGATTCAGGACGAGGCGGGGAACATGGACCACCGTGCGCCGACGTCCGAGGACCAGTCGGTGCGCTTTTCGATCCGCCACGGCGTGCAGGTCGCGCCGGGAGGCTGTCTCGGCCGCATCGTGTCCTCGTCCCAGATCCTGGTCAATTCGCTGCACCGGCAGGCCGTCGCCCGGCTGTCCGACCGGCTTGAGGTCGAGGCGTCGGCGCCCGACGGCGTAATCGAGGCTGTCTCGGTCAAGGGAGCCAGGGGCTTCACCCTCGGCGTGCAGTGGCATCCGGAATATTGGGCCAAGAGCGACACGCCTTCGAGCCGCATCTTCGAGGCCTTCGGCGATGCGGCACGGGAGCGGGCGGCCGCGCGCAGCAAGTCCTGA